In one window of Methanoregula sp. DNA:
- a CDS encoding class I SAM-dependent methyltransferase → MSLPPFFYKVFESLPRQGPGCSGATRKAFSYLPPLPPGARVLDIGCGSGTQTRDLAALTSSSITAVDNHQPFLDAVSKKAKEDGTAGRIKTVCASMDSLPFDPGQFDLIWSEGAIFIVGFEKGLNLWKPLLKKGGYMVVSDANWFEPNPPEELMKWWESEGYVPVPEEEMKERIKRAGLRLVATYRLPESGWWENYHVPMLARIAEFRKTHGLDPGNAALLDALEHEADMYRKYKRYYGYTFFVMENP, encoded by the coding sequence ATGTCATTACCACCGTTTTTTTACAAGGTATTCGAATCCCTCCCCCGGCAGGGCCCGGGGTGTTCGGGTGCAACAAGGAAAGCATTTTCATATCTTCCCCCCCTCCCCCCGGGGGCACGGGTCCTTGATATCGGGTGCGGGAGCGGAACCCAGACCCGGGACCTTGCCGCACTGACTTCCAGTTCCATCACTGCGGTTGACAACCACCAGCCATTTCTCGATGCGGTCAGCAAAAAAGCAAAGGAGGATGGCACGGCGGGACGAATCAAAACCGTTTGCGCTTCGATGGATTCCCTCCCCTTTGATCCGGGACAGTTCGACCTCATCTGGTCGGAGGGAGCTATCTTCATTGTCGGCTTTGAGAAGGGCCTCAACCTCTGGAAACCGCTCTTGAAAAAAGGCGGCTACATGGTCGTATCAGATGCCAACTGGTTCGAGCCCAATCCCCCGGAAGAGCTCATGAAATGGTGGGAGAGTGAGGGATACGTCCCCGTGCCTGAAGAGGAGATGAAGGAGCGGATCAAGCGGGCCGGGCTCCGCCTTGTTGCAACGTACCGGCTGCCGGAATCCGGGTGGTGGGAGAACTACCATGTCCCGATGCTTGCCCGGATTGCAGAATTCCGAAAGACACACGGGCTGGATCCCGGCAATGCTGCGCTCCTCGATGCCTTGGAGCACGAAGCGGACATGTACCGGAAGTATAAGCGGTACTACGGGTACACGTTCTTTGTGATGGAGAATCCTTAA